GTAGGAAGGTATGTTACTAATCATCCCCTTAATGGCTTTTATCAAATCAGTCTGTGTTGTTGAGTTTTTTATGAACTTTGTTTTTTATAATCTTGATCAGGATTCATTGGAATCTCCTGAAGAAGGAAGGCTTCCAGATGCTAAAAAAGGTATATGCATGCCTATGTACCAAGATGAACACTATCATTATTATGCTTTTGTTTATGTCCTTAATTCTTATGAATGTATTGCAATGGTTTGGCTGTTTAATTTTGGGGCAGGTGCACCACATTTGAAGGACATCTTTTACCGCATGGGTCTGTCTGATAAGGACATTGTGGCACTCTCTGGAGCCCATACATTGGTATATCTATAGCTTTATACAAGGATCCATCACTTTTGTGTCACACTTTTGCTATTTATATTTAATACATGGAACTTATTGTTCTTGGGTTGTGTAGGGTAGAGCACATCCAGAAAGGTCAGGCTTCGATGGCCCTTGGACAAAAGAGCCTCTCAAGTTTGACAATTCATACTTTGTGTAAGGGAATCGCTAATTTGTTGAGCATTTTATTTCCTAGCAACTAATGCAGTATTATTCATCAAACTAATGCAGTATTAACAAAGTTTTGTGACCTCTGGACACCCTTTTCTTTAATCTGGATTTACAAGTAAGTGCTAAGTTCTAACTAAAGAGTTTAACTATACGAAATTGCTATCAGGGAACTACTGGAAGGAGAATCAGAGGGGCTGTTAAAACTACCCACAGACAAGGCTTTACTGGATGATCCTGCATTCCGTCCGTATGTTGAACTTTATGCAAAGGTAATTTAAATCCTGGTAACTTTTGGGTGAAATGTTGTTGTGGATCAACATACTTACTCCTGCAATACTGTTGTAGGATGAGGATGCATTTTTCAAAGACTATGCTGCATCACAGAAGAAACTATCAGAGCTAGGCTTCACTCCACCATCTAGTCTCAAGGAAGCTGTGAAGACCAGTGCCGTAGTGGCACAAACTGCTGTGGGAGTTGCGGTTGCTGCTGCTGTGGTGATTCTGAGTTACTTATATGAAGTTCATAAAAGAGTCAAGTGAATAATGTTTTCTATCTAGTATATCATAAGAAACCAGTGATTATATTTCTTATTCCATTCAGAGAACAGTAGTACTTATTCTCAGTGGAACCTTGCACCTTTTGCTGTAATAAGTTCTAAAATTCTCGATTCAGCTTATAATGAACATGTTGCTGGTAGCTTTGGCTAGCCTTTTAATGACTTGATAAAAAGGAATTGAAGAAGACAATAATTAAAGATGGGGAAAGAAACCTTCTTGCTTATTAAAAAAGGGAACCAATGCTTTTCTTGTTCGCTGC
This genomic interval from Argentina anserina chromosome 1, drPotAnse1.1, whole genome shotgun sequence contains the following:
- the LOC126793754 gene encoding L-ascorbate peroxidase 3-like, giving the protein MAEPVVDAQYLKEIEKARRELRALISNRNCAPIMLRLAWHDAGTYNAETKTGGATGSIRNEHELSHGANSGLKIAVNFCEEVKAKHPKITYADLYQLAGVVAVEVTGGPTIEFVPGRKDSLESPEEGRLPDAKKGAPHLKDIFYRMGLSDKDIVALSGAHTLGRAHPERSGFDGPWTKEPLKFDNSYFVELLEGESEGLLKLPTDKALLDDPAFRPYVELYAKDEDAFFKDYAASQKKLSELGFTPPSSLKEAVKTSAVVAQTAVGVAVAAAVVILSYLYEVHKRVK